From the Paraflavitalea soli genome, the window CAAGGAGTTGAATGCCGATATCAGTTACAATACAGGAGGAGGTACCAACAATTCCCTCATCACAAATCATTATTACAAACCCGATGGTACACCGGCTGCCAATACCAATATCGTTCGCAATGATGGCAATGACGACAACGACCAGGTAACCGTACAGGTAGATTTTACTGATCCCAAGGGCGAGCATACCAAATTTGAGACCGGCCTCCGTTCCTATATCAACAACTATCGCAGCCAGTTCAATGCCTTCTCCGTAGCCAATGGTACAGAGACCAAATTGTCATTGAGCAATAATTACAAGTACCGCGAAATGGTCAATGCTGCTTATGCGACCTACAGCAGTAAACTGGGTCCTGTCAGTTACCAGTTGGGTCTTCGCGCAGAATATTCAAAGTTCGATGGCGAGTTGATTGACAGTGCAAAGAAGTTTGGATACACCTATCCCGAAAAGATCGATAACATCTTCGATGCCTTGTTTCCCAGCCTATTTATCACCAAAGCGCTGAGTGAAAGCCAGGATATCCAGGTCAACTATACCCGTCGTATCCGCCGGCCCAATTTCTGGCAGATGAATCCCTTTGTGGACATCAACGATCCACTCAATCTGAGGCAGGGTAATCCTTCCCTCAAACCCGAGTTCACCAATTCATTTGAGTTCAACTACAATAAGACCTATAGCTCCGGTAGTTTCCTGGGTGTGGTATATTATCGCCATACCGATGGAGAGATCACCCAGTTCAGCGATACCATTTCTGCACAGCAATACGAGCAGCTCAACAATGCCGCTGTTGATCCCAATGCCATTCTCAGCACCTTTATCAATGCCAATACAGAAAATGTATGGGGCAGTGAATTGACCCTGCAGCAGAAAATAGGCAAGAACTTCGACTTTACGCCTACCGTTTCCATGCAGTATACAAAAGTGAATGCGAAGCTCGAAAAGATCGACCTCAGCAATGAAGGCTTTAATTGGGAGGCCAAGCTCATTGCCAATTACCGTATTGCCAGTAAGAATAAGATATTTGATAAACTCAGCTTCCAGACCATTGGAGAATATGAGTCGCCCGAAATATTACCCCAGGGTAAGCGCAAGGACCAGTTGAGCGTAGATGCCGCCCTGCGCAAGGATTTCCTGAAAGGCAATAAGGGAACCCTTACTTTCAGCGTTAATGATGTATTCAACTCGCGTCGGTGGGGCACCATTTACGATACGGAGAATTTCTACCAGGACTCCTACCGCCGCCGCAACGTACGCAGCTTCCGCATCACCTTTACCTATAAGTTTGGTAAAGCCGACTTCAACCTCTTCAAACGCAAGGGTGGTGGTGAAGGCAGCGGAAACGAAGAAGGCGGCGGAGACCGCGGCTAATAACGGGTTACTTTTAGTCAGCCATTCAAAGCGTGACAGCAACCCGAAACACTACACTCGAAACCCGAAACCCTTACTTCACAAAGTCCACATACATATACCTGAAATTGATCACCAGCTCCCTGAACTGCGACATCACATCCTGTCCCAGGTTGCCATAATAAAACCGGTCCTTACTATTGGAGCTGGTCGTCTTCACCCCCAGGTCCGGTATTGACACCGATTGACCGCCCACCGTAAAAATAGTAGTGGGCACCCGCCATGCTTTGCTGGTCGTATAACCGCCTGCGCCGCCCTGCTGCATGTCATAGATCTTGCCCGTGGCTTCAATGGCCGCTTTGTATTGATTGAAGAAAGGTTCGTTGAGATCAGTTGTCTGCGCGCCCGTATCGAAAGTAAAAGCCAGCGAGTCTTTATTCACCCCTATATGGATCACCGGCGTAAGCTCATCAATACCAAAATTGCGGATGGATTTGTTCACCGCTTCCTGCGGCACCGTGATAAAACCTGTTTTGTCGATACGCACTTCCTGTAGCTGTTCGATTACAGGAAACCCAATGATACCCCTGATCTTGTAGGCGCCGCCCGCAAAAGACAACACACTGTCCGGAAAAACGATAAACACTACATTGTCTACTTCCACATCACCCAGCTTCAGCGTTTTCGCGATGCCCAGTTTGGCATTCACTTCAATACCTGTGATGGCGCGTACTTTAAATACGACATCCTTTACATCCAGTCCTGCTTTGAGCGCATAGCTTTCAGTGATCACCGATAAGTTGGCCCCTGTATCAAATACAAAGTCGAAGGTGCTGTCGGCAAATCCTACCGGCACATTGATCAGTCCGGCAATATCCCGTTTATAGCCAATACGGCTGTCCTTATTGATGCGTGTACGTTGTGCCGGCACTTTCTCCAACCCCTTCCAGATCAGGTCCGAATTGATCACATCCGTACGTTCTTCCTCCGAAAGCGTATGGCCATATTTGGCCAGCAACAGCTGGCTGGTGGCATGCGCTTCTTTGTATTCGTACAACTTGGCGTGGTTATCGATCTTCTTGCCCAGCAGGCGCCCCAGCTCTTTATCCGTGAATTGTTGGCTGTATTTCCTAAACACCAGCGCGATTTCCTTATTGGAAGCCGGCAGCTCATGAAAGAAATTGTGTACAAAGGCCTGGAAGTACAACCGGCGATGTTCAGGCAATGCTTCCTTGCCGGGAGATGCCAGCGCTTCCCGCAATTGAAAATAATGCCGCCTTTGAAGCAAACTGTCGAGTGGGGGATTCGTTTCAGCATGCAAAGCATATGTCGCAAACAGTACCGCTAGCACGATTAATATTCTCATATATAATAAGTTAAAACAGGTTGCAAAGTAGTAACAATACCCTCACTAATATTAGTTAAGGATATGTGAATTGTTGAAACCGCGTCATGAAATGCGCTGCCTTTGTCGGGCTGAGCTTGTCAAAGCCTAAACAGATGTCAGCCTGAGCCTGTCGAAGGCGTACATTTTCCTCTATTCGTAATTATTCCTGTCTTGAGTATTTTACCTTTGCACCTTCAAAGAAAAACAATGATCGATCAACAGTCTGTAACTTCATCACCCTCCCTAATAAACCAGGTCATCCGCACCAGGCGCAGCGTATTCACCCAACAATTTGAACCGGGAAAACCCATTCCCGATGACATCATCTGGCAGCTGCTGGAGAATGCCAACTGGGCGCCTACCCATAAACTCACCGAACCCTGGCGTTTTACCGTATTCAGCGGTGAAGGGCGCAATACATTAGCACAACAGCAAGCTGTTATATATAAGGAATTTGCAGGCCCAAAGTTCAAACAGGGTAAGTACGAGCAGCTGCAAAAGATCCCCTTGCTGGCCTCCCATGTTATTGCCATCGGCATGAAACGCCACCAGGATATTCCCGAAATGGAGGAAATAGCAGCTGTGGCAGCCGCTGTACAGAATATGCACCTTACCGCCAATGCTTATGGCATCGGTGCTTATTGGAGTACCGGCGGTATCACTTTTATTGAAGAAGCCAAACCTTTGTTCAACCTCGGCCCCGATGACAAACTCATGGGATTCTTTTACCTCGGTTATATCCGTGTACCCTCCACCGATGGCAGGAGAGGCAGCATCGAAGAAAAAGTGAATTGGATAAAATAGATAAAGGAGGGTCACCCTGTAGCCCGGCCTTTCGGCACGGCAGGGTGGCTCACCTTTTTTAAGTATGTCCGAAACTTCCTAAGGTTGTGACGTTATAATATACTGCGGTGCTTCGTTTACAAGGGGCACAACGACTACGCCCCCTTTCACCGGCAGCTCCGTTCTGGAGCCTTCTTCTTTACCCACCGTCAGCGTTACCAGCGTAGCCTTCGTGGCTTTACCCACATTCACCGGATAGTTTTTAGAAACAGAACCATCATACGTGCCGCGGCACACATAATATACTTGTAGTGCAGGATTTGTTTTATGGTCGTACCGCGTCACCGTTATACCCGTACTATCGCCATTCTTCACCATTGTCGACCAGCCTTTGTAATCGTGCAGCACATTCATCCGCGTGGCATACCACCACCAGATCGGCATCCTGTGCGATCCGCTATAAGCATAGGTAGTAGGATCAAATTGCTCCCGCACCATATACATGCTGCCAAACACGCCCGACCCATCAGAAGTATGGAAATAATTATAGACCACCTCCAGCCCGTTGGGCACCACCGCTGCACGCTCCAGCGTACGCACCATGAAGTTGGCCGCCACGATCGTAT encodes:
- a CDS encoding outer membrane beta-barrel family protein, translated to MKNIGSLLAFVCLVINIQAQERNRPAGEHKGGEANGHLYGRVVDGKTNKGVEAASVRLFIILKDNTGQSRDSLAGGMLTKPNGDFSVENLPTFAAYRLNITAIGFKEINQQVTFHRKASGGGAIEQDLGNIKLEQDAATLGVVTVVGQKPALQMGIDRKFFDVDKSLTAAGGTAIDVMKNIPSVSVDVDGNVTLRNSSPQIFVDGRPTILTLDQIPADNIERVELITNPSAKFDAASTGGVINVILKKNKKLGLNGLASIGAGYPDILNGNLTLNLRQNKFNFFASGNYNQSGGIAKSKSFRQNRKAGIATDYFNQQSEGDRLRKFGSVRFGVDYFMDNRNTFTISQNFVTGKESNDETQDQRYTNLNNELTQYGDRLANSSNNFNRSNTQFLYKHKFSESGKELNADISYNTGGGTNNSLITNHYYKPDGTPAANTNIVRNDGNDDNDQVTVQVDFTDPKGEHTKFETGLRSYINNYRSQFNAFSVANGTETKLSLSNNYKYREMVNAAYATYSSKLGPVSYQLGLRAEYSKFDGELIDSAKKFGYTYPEKIDNIFDALFPSLFITKALSESQDIQVNYTRRIRRPNFWQMNPFVDINDPLNLRQGNPSLKPEFTNSFEFNYNKTYSSGSFLGVVYYRHTDGEITQFSDTISAQQYEQLNNAAVDPNAILSTFINANTENVWGSELTLQQKIGKNFDFTPTVSMQYTKVNAKLEKIDLSNEGFNWEAKLIANYRIASKNKIFDKLSFQTIGEYESPEILPQGKRKDQLSVDAALRKDFLKGNKGTLTFSVNDVFNSRRWGTIYDTENFYQDSYRRRNVRSFRITFTYKFGKADFNLFKRKGGGEGSGNEEGGGDRG
- a CDS encoding retropepsin-like aspartic protease family protein; this encodes MRILIVLAVLFATYALHAETNPPLDSLLQRRHYFQLREALASPGKEALPEHRRLYFQAFVHNFFHELPASNKEIALVFRKYSQQFTDKELGRLLGKKIDNHAKLYEYKEAHATSQLLLAKYGHTLSEEERTDVINSDLIWKGLEKVPAQRTRINKDSRIGYKRDIAGLINVPVGFADSTFDFVFDTGANLSVITESYALKAGLDVKDVVFKVRAITGIEVNAKLGIAKTLKLGDVEVDNVVFIVFPDSVLSFAGGAYKIRGIIGFPVIEQLQEVRIDKTGFITVPQEAVNKSIRNFGIDELTPVIHIGVNKDSLAFTFDTGAQTTDLNEPFFNQYKAAIEATGKIYDMQQGGAGGYTTSKAWRVPTTIFTVGGQSVSIPDLGVKTTSSNSKDRFYYGNLGQDVMSQFRELVINFRYMYVDFVK
- a CDS encoding nitroreductase family protein, which produces MIDQQSVTSSPSLINQVIRTRRSVFTQQFEPGKPIPDDIIWQLLENANWAPTHKLTEPWRFTVFSGEGRNTLAQQQAVIYKEFAGPKFKQGKYEQLQKIPLLASHVIAIGMKRHQDIPEMEEIAAVAAAVQNMHLTANAYGIGAYWSTGGITFIEEAKPLFNLGPDDKLMGFFYLGYIRVPSTDGRRGSIEEKVNWIK